In Anopheles bellator chromosome 2, idAnoBellAS_SP24_06.2, whole genome shotgun sequence, the genomic stretch GAAGTACCAAACGCGGGACGAGTTCCTGGCCGACGTCAATCAGATCGTGGAGAACTCGGCGCTGTACAACGGGGCCAAGAGCTcgctgacggtggccgcccAGCGGATGCAGCAAAAGTGCAAAGAGCGTCTGCAGGAGCGTGAGGAGCGTTTGACGCGGCTGGAAAAGAGCATCAACCCGCtgctggacgacgacgatcaggTGGCCTTGTCGTACATCCTGAGCGAGTACGTGAATGGGCCGCTAAAGGCGATGCCGGAAAGCTGGCCGTTCCTGAAGCCCGTCAACAAGCGGCTGGTGAAGGACTACTACACCATCATCCGGCGCCCGATGGACCTGGAGAAGGTGTCGAAGAAGGTCGCCTCGCACAAGTACCACTCGCGGGCCGACTTTCTGGCCGACATCCAGCTGATCGCGGACAACAGCCAGCAGTACAATGGGCCGGACGCGAACTTTACCAAACAGGCGCGCCAGATGGTGGAAGCCACACGACAAGCGCTCGACACGATGGACGATCACGTGGCGCAGCTCGAGCGGAACATTGCGCTGGTGCAGGAGCGGGCCCggaacgaggacgacgatctCGACTGGGAGGATGACGAGCACGGCCAGGGAGGGGTCGGTGGTTCCCGCGATACTACGCCCGAGccggacgatggcggcgacgacaGCAACCCTGAGCGTCCACCATCGTCGACCGATCAGCAGCGCGGGCACGATGGTGATCTGAAGCGATCGCGTATGCGACCGCGCAAGGGTGGCAACAACGAGGGTAAGTGCGGCACGACGGCGTGTAATGGTGGCTTTATGTTGCACCTTTCGTCACTAACCACCGCACATTTGCACCGTCGGAAGGAAACTAACCAAGCGTGTCCAATGAATGTGTGTCTCTCTgtcctgtgtctgtgtctgtctATGCTTGTAACGCCATTTCTAACACACGGTTCATCGGTGTCGAGTCTGCCGGCCGGGGAATGCCACCGCTTGTGGCCGTTTGTGTTCCGTTCATACTTTGCATTTTGCTCGCTGTGCGTCTGTGCGCCTTTCGTAACATTAGCTCAATCATTGCGCGGCCACATCAATGTTTCCACCCGTCCACTAATGCTGTTCATCCGACTCTTGTGGTCCAATGTGTTGCAAGGACCCTTGACTCATTCGTTACACTGTATGCCTTGTGACTAACACCACTTGTGTTCCGTCATAAACGCTGCGCTGTCGGCACCGGTTCTGTTGTTGTGGAGAAAGAATTCCGAATTTAACCTGCGCACATTAAACGTCGTCGTTGTTGATAGATTTTGCTGGCCGACCGTATGCCTTGCCCTTCCCGATTGTGCGACCTAATCCGTCGTATCGTGGCGGTCTGATGCGCCCATTTGGTGAcacgccgggccggcccaCGAGCCCCCGGGCCAGTACTGCGATTGTgcgtagcagcagtagcacgGTTCCGGTGCACATGGTGCACAACAATCCGGCCGCTTCGGCATACGAAATGAACTGGATGAATCTGAATGCCACCGAGTATGAGGAATTCGGGCCGGCGGTGGACCAGAACCTCCCGGACGGCTTTCACGAACCACCCAATTGCGCTGGACAGTTCGAGCAGAGCGAACTGCGGCCATTTCCACCACTCAAACACCGTCGGCGTGGTAAGTTCCACTCTCCGAGGGGGGGACAATGTGAATGAATGAGGCGAATGGACAACGGCGCAGACACTGGCAAACATACGTGACTTTTTTTTGAAATCCTTCCCCAATCTTTCGGATAGTGTGTGTGTATATTGATTGTGTCCTCTTTTGCTCCCCGAGCAGATAATCAGTAttcaaccgacgacgaggaattCGAGGAAGTGGGAATGAGCGACAACGAAGGCGTTTCGGTGACGCTGGAGCAATCGAACACAACCTCGAGCATGATGCCGGCCCACAGCGAGGACGACAGTCAGCAGGCGGCCGAAGCGATGGTACAGCTCAGCGGCACCCAGTACTACAACGTGACGCAGGAGGAATCGATGGAGATCGATCCGAACTACGATCCGAGCGATTTCTTGGGCATGTCAAGTCGTCGCCCTGAGCCAGCTGCCGGCAGTAGCGTGGCTTCCAGCGATTCGAACgtgttccagcagcagcaagcggaTGGAACCTTCTTGGTCGGACCCGAGCAGATGCAAACCGTCAGCGGCGACTATCAGCAACAGTCGTTCCAATTCCAACCGGACACGGGCATAATAACCGTCGGTGGGGTGGACATCGGTGGACAGGCCCCCGAACCGTACAACCCACCTACGGAAGGGCAGTCACAGGAGCAGCCAACACAGGCGCAGTTACAGACCCCACTGCCGACGCTCCAATCGCTACACTCGGATTTGGCCATCtccgacagcgacgacgagaaGAGCAACCTACGGATGGATGTTTTGCGGGAAGAAAATGAGAatgacgacaacgatgatggcgatgggcTGTGGTTCTAAAaggccgccgtcgccagcaGAAGACTGCGCACAGTTTTGTGTAACTTAAGTAATAAATCTATCAGGAACGTTACCATTTTGTGAATTATAAATATGGTTTCTTTCCAACCAACAGAGTGTGTGTCCTGTTCGATCGTAGTTTCACGATCACGTTTATGTGATCGTGTGGTAGTATATTCGAGCACTTTACAGTAGTTTTAGATGCCCCGTCACACTATCTACTGCCGCGTTCGGTGCGGGCCCAACAGCCAACACGGTTTTACTGTTCGGTTCGATCTGTGTTCGCCCGGCATCGCGGATCAGGCAGCAGTTTAGATTGTTGGCCCTCGCCGTACGATAAATCTCcatcatttccgtttcgttgtcCACCTTGAGTGCAATCTTGGCCTGCCCGCTGTGCTGCCATTTCCTCACGGCGCCCGGTGTTTTCTTCATGGCACTTTCGAAcgcaccgacggcggcgtgGCCACACTGGGCCCCAATTTTGCCTTTGGTCATCTTGAGATCGGTTCGCACGACCAGCACCATCTTGAACTCGTCACCGATATCGGCAAACACCTACAGAATCGAACGAAACTCTGTTAATAGGAACCAACCTCTTCTTCTGTGGGAAGACTTACGTTTTCCGTTGCATCGTCCGTGTCGGCGTCGGAAGACTTTTTGCTGCCACTCCGCGGGGCTTTGGCCAACGTATAACCCAGCACGAACGATACCAGAGTGGCCAAAACCCCTGTGAGCAGCGTATTGTCGAACATTTTATCGAAATCCACTTTCAACCGGGAACCGACCGGCGAAACGCGCGATGCCGTTTGTGTACAGTTTGGTTTATAAGGCACAGTTCACGGGACGTCACTTTGGCAGCCACTTACGCAGCCATTCTAAAATCGAACCACGTAAATACTCCTTAACTTTTCGAACTTTCGGTTAGCTTTCGAAGCCAATTTTATCCTGTAAATCAAATAACTAACATTCGATACCATATGAACGGTCGTCAACGTGATTAAAGCAGAACGAGTGGTGTTACGGAGCGGACCTAACGCGCGAAAGAGCGTGGTCCGAAGTGATCTCGCGTTCACTGGCCAGTTTCAATCTTTTTGTCAATGCCTTAAAACCGTTTGTTAATCGACTCTTTTGCCTGGGAAACGACGGAAAGGGTAGATGGGTACACTACTACCTGCCAGTGGAGGCCTCGAGTGAAGATCGGTTTCCGGTTATTAGAGTTCCGACGAAGTGGTGCAAATGATTGTATGCAGTCAACATCCGAAGGGATCTCAGTAGCGCGATGAAACGGTTCAAGAGTAAAAGACTGAAGACCAGAGCGTTCCGTAGTCTAATGATTTCTAATTTTATTCGACAATTTTTTCACCTCATACAGTATTTCTTCTTATGATTAAACTatctttgtttctttctttcgctgcaTCGCTTATCGGTGTTGGTCGGCCCAATTTAGGATTTATTTCCGGTCCCTTGCTGCGGCCATGCATTTTCCATGCGAGCAGGTGATCCGAACGGAACTCAAGGCATTGGTAGGGGCGGTTTTAGTGGGTAGGTCCGGACTCCTTAGAGACCGGAAATCCCAAACTACCGGCTAGGTGCTCTCGTCCTCCTAGTGTTAAATTTCTCACGTTTAACAGAATGAACCTGTCATGCAGCATACGTGCCTCGTCAGCCTCCGGTGGGctagtcatgtcatgagaacgACAGAAGAGTCTTCTTGGGCCGTTGCtttaaagattttttattttattcaaaacacaGTTGttaaggaaaattaattttattgggCTGATCGTTGCATATTCTGAACTTAAGCTAACAGCTATTGCTGAATTCACACTAAAATGTATTCACAATTCACTTCAAACTTATTGTAACCCAAACTTGAATGAACAACGCAGGAATTAACTAGTTTCACCCTTCTCGTGAATTTTGGCGTGACGTGCTAAATGGCTTGATGtcctgaacgctttgtcatagactttacactggtatggcctTGCGCCGGTGTGAGTGAGGATACGACTTTTTAGTTTATCTGACTTTGCGAACGTtgatgttggtccttattgtgcaGTTTCGAATGTTGTGCCAGATTGCTTGGTGATCTGAACNNNNNNNNNNNNNNNNNNNNNNNNNNNNNNNNNNNNNNNNNNNNNNNNNNNNNNNNNNNNNNNNNNNNNNNNNNNNNNNNNNNNNNNNNNNNNNNNNNNNGATATGATTCTTTAGGTTATCTGACTTTGCGAACGTTGCTGAACAATAAGGACACTGATGATAtttgtccttattgtgaatcTTCGAGTGTTCTGCCAGATTCCTTGATGAACTGAgcgctttgtcacagactttacaaACATAAGGCTTTTCGCCGGTACGAGTGCAGATATGGTTCTTTAGGCTAGATGAGTGTGCGaacattgatgaacaatgaggacagtggttctttcgttttttgagATGGCTTTTGTGGTTATCctgttttaaaacatcattcgTTGTTTGCAGCTGATGCTGCTCATCGACCTCTTCGTACTCTGATTTAATTGCAATTGGATTATCCTCTGcctcgaataaatcatcaggTATTTTGCCATAACATTCATATGTACTATTTGCTTGATGAACATCAAAACACTTCTGATTCAAGTGTAAATGCTTCGCTGTATCCGGTGAGGTAACTTCAGTTTTAATTGACAATTCtgtgccaaccgtttgttCAGCAGAGTGGTCAAAATGGTTTTGACTGATTTCTGATACTTTCTTCGCTTTGTTCTGCTCTTCGATAAATTTATCGACCAAATcattgtttcgattgcatcgccagcgaaacagatCCATCTTTTTCAAACGCGATTCGCACATCGTACACAAATACGATTGAACTCCGGGAGACAATTCAATCTGTAAAAATAAGAGTCTCATAGACCAGTTTTTCTTGTACAACAAAGTGAGATGTCtgtttttacaattttactaCCTGAATACCAGTAAAATCGAAGATTTTTCGTACTTCATATTGCCTAGAATCGTCGTTCGCAAGAGCCTCCAAAGCGTCAGTGGGCGACGACAGGCACCATCGACATATTTTTGAGGTTCTGGTAAATAATTCGCTATTATACCTTTTAATCCTTGTTGAACACCGACTTACTCAACATCATGCTCATTCTTAATCAATGCCGAAAACTCCATTTTCACTGCAGTCGTTTATTTCACCGATTTTGTAAAAGCGTCGCTTTGCACTTGTTTATTAAGCAATGGTTGCTTCAATGGttgatttttgacagcttctagACGCGAATGTTCGTAAACAACAGCACTCCTGAGACTGGgaagccacacgaagcgtaaacactggcgtcaaattaatttataatgtcaaatcgtttacgctttgTGTGCcagaaaaaatataaaaacgaaatgtgaaacgtgtttacgtaCGTGTTTTAAGcccgagaaaacaaaaatagaagagaaataaattgatttctgaatatttttttctgtttttttcgattttgttgctatagaACTTAGATTATTtacaaagcgtatgcaaacagTGTGTTACGGTCGGATTTTCGGTCGGACGACCCAtacacgttttgacagaagcgcagcagtttggcattaatctgtaatgccaaaaacatttcgttacgcatcgtctgtccccgcagtatCATCGCATTTGGCTGATGCCAAGGTTGTTACAAGCTGGCCAGCCCAAGCAACGTTCTTGTTGACGTTTCCACGGTTCGCGAATTGCAAATTTTCTTGTTGACGTTTCGTGGcgatataaaaataaatcactggCTCTGGTTTCGTTTTCACGGAAggggggtttcgtttttcacggAAAGTCCGCCACAAATCAGAAGCTCTCtccgtggttgttgttgttcgttcaGCTGATCGTGTACCACCTTCAACCGGATTGGCGGctgctcgtgctgctgctgtacacACACTCCGCAATCGAGGCCAACATTCGCAATCGTTGGTCACCACAAGTGTTCAGAATGCTGCATTTCCCAGGACGATAAAGGTCGTTTCGGTTCGCAGAGTTTACGTGGTACAGATTTTTTGTGGGTCACCGAtacgcaaccgaaaccggtaCAGCGTCGTGTTCCGTTGTCAGTGGGGCTTTCCAACGGCGCCTGCGGTtaatcggatcggaatggaACCAAAAATGGAGCACGTGTCGGTGACACTGCCTGTAAGCAACGAACCGCTCATTGTGACCAGCGTGGGGTCTAGAAAAAGCCTAAAGAGGGTAAGTGGCGGTCGCTCTCACGCCGGCCCGGTGACTAACCGGTTGCTTCTTCTCCTTCCCACAGCACTGGAATCAGTTGTCACGATTTCAGAAGAATTTGGCCTGCATCTTTCTGGCCGGGTGCTGCATTTTCTACATCGTGTTCTTCATGCTACCGCTCGACGATCCGTCCCGAAGTTCCGACTCGAATGTGATCGATTCGCTGGAACACATCCAGATTGCCCCCTTCAAAGAGAGGGTAAGCACCCGTCTTTTGCTTCGCTGCGATAACGTTGCTCACTGTCTGTCCGTCTTGTCCGTGTCTCGCGTTTGTGTGTCTTCCGTGGCGTCCGCTTCTCTCTGAACGCTGTAAAGCAGCACGAGCGAGTGATTGCGCAGTCTGTCGTGAAGGAAGTTAAATTGACCGACAGCCATCGGGAAGGGAATGCGCCTACGGAGGAGGCCCAAGCGGTTGCCGTTGGCCAGCCGCCCGATaccagccccggcccggcactcGAGATCGTGCGCGAGGAGCCGAAAGAGATCGTCGACAACGAGGAAAACGTGCTGGAGGAGAACCACCGTGCAGCGTTTCCCGGTGCGAAAGATTTCAAGGTACGCGCTCTGTTGATTTGGCTTATGTTGACTGGCTTGCTTTTGTGTCCCGGTCGGTGTTGGCTTTCACGGAAATCTGCGACTCGGCTAGTTGCCTGACTCGTTCACTTCTCTCATCCGCAGGGTCCAACGAACGAGCGGCAACGGGCGGTGGTCGAAGCGTTCCAACACTCGTGGAAGGGCTACAAAGAGTACGCCTGGGGCCACGACAACCTGAAACCGATCTCGATGGGATACTCGGACTGGTTCGGGCTCGGACTTACCATCATCGATTCCCTTGATACGCTCTACATCATGGATCTGCAGGACGAGTTCGATGAGGCAAGGACCTGGGTCGAGAAGTACCTAAAGTTTGACGTAAACCGTGAGGTTAACCTGTTCGAAGTGACGATCCGTGTCGTTGGTGGGCTGCTCAGTGCCTACCATCTGAGCGGTGATCGAATGTTTCTCGACAAGGCGATCGACCTGGGCAACCGGCTGCTGCCGTGCTTCGACTCACCGTCCGGCATACCGTTTTCCGACGTCAACATCGGTACGCTGACGGCCCACGCGCCCAAGTGGTCCCCAGACAGCTCGACCAGCGAGGTCACCACTATTCAGCTCGAGTTCCGTGATCTTTCGCGCAGTGCCGAGAATCCTGTGTTTGAAAACGTGAGCGAGTGGGACGGCGACAACAATAACGACACCCATTCTCATTCCGTCCTTTCGTATCTTTCGGCAGGTGGCCGCGAGGGTCAATCTGAAGGTACACGAGCTGGACAAAAACGAGGGCCTGGTGCCGATCTTTATCAACGCCAACACGGGACTGTTTCGCAACTTTGCAACGGTATCGTTAGGGGCGCGGGCCGACTCGTACTACGAGTATCTGCTGAAGCAGTGGCTGCAGACGGGCAAGAAGAACGATGATTAGTAAGTGTGCCCGGGAACCGGTTACCACGGGGTTTCTGACCTCGatctggctctctctctctctctctctctcactcctGCAGTCTCATCGAGGATTATCGACAAGCGATGAGTGGCGTACTGAATCAGCTGGTCCGAACGACGCCAAACGAAAAGCACGTCTACATCGGGGAGCTGATCAATGGGAAAGACTTTAAGCCAAAGATGGACCACCTGACCTGCTACCTGCCCGGTACGCTGCTGCTCGGTTACAAGAACGGGATGCCAAAGACGCACCACCGGCTGGCGACGGATCTGCTCGAAACGTGCTACCAGACGTACATGAAGCAACCGACGCAGCTCGCGCCCGAGATCACGTACTTCAACGTGAACGGCGAGTCCGAGACGGACATCTACGTCAAGACGAACGATGCGCACAACCTGCTGCGGCCGGAGTTTATCGAAAGTCTGTACTACTTCTACGCCATCACCGGCAACCGCACGTACCAGGATATGGGCTGGACGATCTTTCAGGCGTTCAATCGCTACACGAAGGTCAAAAACGGCTACACCTCGATCGGTAATGTGAAGAACCCGCTCAACACGCGGCCCCGCGACATGATGGAAACCTTCTGGCTGGGGGAAACGCTAAAGTACTTCTATCTGCTGTTCAGTGACGATCGCAACGAAATCGATCTCGACCGGTACGTGTTCAACTCGGAGGCCCATCCGCTACCGATCCGCGATCACGTCTAAAGTAGTGCGCGCGCACACGGTGCGTAATAATAGGAGTAGTGCGCGTAAtaggatattttattttccaattactTACCGGCCGCTTTCTCGCACCggacccggtccggcccggacGCAAAACGCGGACGCGGTGGAAGAGGATATTAATTAGTTAGTCAAATGATGATGtgttttagtttcgtttcgaacgacaACAAACCGCCGCGACACACCCGGCCCGATTGGCCAAGTTAAGTCAAATTTGTACAGCAACATTTAAGACagcttttttaaatgaatcaATCACTGTTCCCCTTTTGACCGGTACCCTTTCCCCGGTATTGACACGGTAAATCCGCTCCGAATTTAAATGTTACCAAGCCTACACGGTGTACTGGGCCGCACAGAACATTCCTTACGCACATGCGGTGTCGCTTCGTGTAAATGTTACACCCTGTTCCCTGTTCCCTGTTCCCCAGTAGCACCGACACCTAGCATCCCCTGTTCCAGTCCAGTCCGCAGGCAGAAGGCGGTCAGTGCGGCAGGAATCGACGTGACTGAGAATGCGAAATTACACCCCGTAGGACACTAGCGATAGgtattttaaatcaatttccaaCATTTTGCTTTTGCTGATATTGAATCAGTTTCTAGTCCTGGAATGGTAGcaaagagaaagcgagagaatgCGCGCCTCGGAATGAGCgggaaagtaatttaaaacgTGTCGCACCCCGCAAAGGTGAGTGTTGTGTGAATGTGAATCGTCTAGAAAATGTAGCAACTAAGACTATTGCGGCGCACGGCGTGCATTTCCACTTTATCACTACCGTTGAGTGATACAATCATAGTTCAGTTCTTAAGCGACGCGGTTAAatcatttaataatttatagtCTTAATTAGGTATTGTGTAAGAATTTTAGGaacaaaacaattcaaataaaCTGGACGGCTGACTCGGTGTCACGCCAAAACATAAAAGGATGAGT encodes the following:
- the LOC131210485 gene encoding probable peptidyl-tRNA hydrolase 2, with protein sequence MFDNTLLTGVLATLVSFVLGYTLAKAPRSGSKKSSDADTDDATENVFADIGDEFKMVLVVRTDLKMTKGKIGAQCGHAAVGAFESAMKKTPGAVRKWQHSGQAKIALKVDNETEMMEIYRTARANNLNCCLIRDAGRTQIEPNSKTVLAVGPAPNAAVDSVTGHLKLL
- the LOC131209814 gene encoding endoplasmic reticulum mannosyl-oligosaccharide 1,2-alpha-mannosidase, whose product is MEPKMEHVSVTLPVSNEPLIVTSVGSRKSLKRHWNQLSRFQKNLACIFLAGCCIFYIVFFMLPLDDPSRSSDSNVIDSLEHIQIAPFKERHERVIAQSVVKEVKLTDSHREGNAPTEEAQAVAVGQPPDTSPGPALEIVREEPKEIVDNEENVLEENHRAAFPGAKDFKGPTNERQRAVVEAFQHSWKGYKEYAWGHDNLKPISMGYSDWFGLGLTIIDSLDTLYIMDLQDEFDEARTWVEKYLKFDVNREVNLFEVTIRVVGGLLSAYHLSGDRMFLDKAIDLGNRLLPCFDSPSGIPFSDVNIGTLTAHAPKWSPDSSTSEVTTIQLEFRDLSRSAENPVFENVAARVNLKVHELDKNEGLVPIFINANTGLFRNFATVSLGARADSYYEYLLKQWLQTGKKNDDYLIEDYRQAMSGVLNQLVRTTPNEKHVYIGELINGKDFKPKMDHLTCYLPGTLLLGYKNGMPKTHHRLATDLLETCYQTYMKQPTQLAPEITYFNVNGESETDIYVKTNDAHNLLRPEFIESLYYFYAITGNRTYQDMGWTIFQAFNRYTKVKNGYTSIGNVKNPLNTRPRDMMETFWLGETLKYFYLLFSDDRNEIDLDRYVFNSEAHPLPIRDHV